From Actinopolymorpha sp. NPDC004070, the proteins below share one genomic window:
- a CDS encoding iron ABC transporter permease translates to MTTTQTRSAPPSGGPPPARTGRRAAGDSLPLRAAALVVALVCALPLVVVVLKAFESGPGDAFALVWRPRIAELLVNTVSLLVLTCVISIVLGVGSAWLIERTSLPGTSFWRIALVAPLAVPSFVNSFAWSALVPGFEGLAGAVIVTSLSYFPFVFLPVAALLRTLDQGLEDAARALGHGPWRTFARVGLAQVRPALLGGVLLVALHLLAEYGALEMLRFPTFTTAILDQFEVAFDSRSGSVLAVVLMGIAGTVLTLELLARGRVRHARVGSGTVRRATRGRLGRATPFALLGLTVLTALALGVPAWSLGTWLSRADQATEPANLGPTLWSTLSLGLVAAAVTTVATVPAAWLIARSRSWFAVAVERVTYVAASLPGVVVALALITLTIGFVRPLYQTTTVLVIAYAILFLPRAMVATRAAIAAVPPELADAARTLGDSPVRAFWRVQLPLMFRGTMAGFALVFIAVTTELTATLLLAPTGTRTLATAFWHASASLDYAAAAPYAAALVVLSAPLTYLLLHGRNEESRT, encoded by the coding sequence GTGACGACCACGCAGACGCGCTCCGCACCGCCGTCCGGCGGACCGCCCCCGGCCCGGACCGGGCGTCGGGCCGCCGGCGACTCGCTGCCGCTCCGCGCGGCCGCGCTCGTCGTCGCGCTCGTGTGCGCGCTGCCGCTCGTCGTCGTCGTACTCAAGGCGTTCGAGTCCGGGCCGGGGGACGCGTTCGCGCTCGTCTGGCGCCCAAGGATCGCCGAACTCCTCGTCAACACGGTGTCGCTGCTCGTGCTGACCTGTGTCATCTCGATCGTGCTCGGGGTCGGTTCCGCGTGGCTCATCGAGCGCACGTCGCTGCCGGGCACGAGTTTCTGGCGCATCGCACTCGTGGCGCCACTCGCCGTGCCCTCCTTCGTCAACAGCTTCGCCTGGTCCGCGCTCGTGCCGGGGTTCGAGGGCCTCGCCGGTGCAGTCATCGTGACCTCCCTGTCGTACTTCCCGTTCGTGTTCCTACCTGTCGCAGCGCTCCTGCGTACCCTCGACCAGGGCCTCGAGGACGCCGCGCGGGCCCTCGGGCACGGTCCGTGGCGTACCTTCGCGCGCGTCGGGCTCGCACAGGTCCGCCCTGCCCTGCTCGGTGGTGTGCTGCTCGTCGCCCTCCACCTCCTCGCGGAGTACGGCGCCCTCGAGATGCTTCGGTTCCCCACGTTCACGACAGCGATCCTCGACCAGTTCGAGGTGGCCTTCGACAGCCGATCGGGCAGCGTCCTCGCCGTCGTCCTGATGGGCATCGCGGGAACGGTCCTCACGCTGGAACTGCTCGCCCGGGGCCGGGTGCGACACGCGCGCGTCGGCTCGGGGACGGTCCGCCGGGCCACGCGGGGACGGCTCGGCCGGGCCACGCCGTTCGCCCTCCTCGGGCTGACCGTCCTCACCGCTCTCGCCCTCGGGGTCCCGGCCTGGAGCCTCGGCACGTGGCTCTCCCGGGCCGACCAGGCGACCGAGCCGGCCAACCTCGGCCCCACGCTGTGGTCGACCCTGAGCCTGGGCCTCGTCGCCGCGGCCGTCACGACGGTGGCGACGGTCCCGGCCGCGTGGCTCATCGCCCGGAGCCGGTCGTGGTTCGCGGTGGCCGTCGAGCGCGTCACCTACGTCGCGGCGTCGCTTCCGGGTGTCGTCGTGGCGCTCGCGCTCATCACGCTGACGATCGGTTTCGTACGCCCGCTCTACCAGACCACCACGGTCCTCGTGATCGCGTACGCGATTCTCTTCCTCCCCCGCGCCATGGTCGCCACGCGCGCCGCCATCGCGGCGGTGCCGCCCGAGCTCGCCGACGCCGCCCGCACGCTCGGCGACAGCCCCGTCCGCGCGTTCTGGCGCGTGCAGTTGCCGCTCATGTTCCGTGGCACCATGGCGGGGTTCGCGCTGGTGTTCATCGCCGTCACCACCGAGCTGACGGCGACACTTCTGCTCGCCCCCACCGGCACCCGCACCCTGGCGACGGCCTTCTGGCACGCGAGCGCCTCGCTCGACTACGCTGCCGCCGCGCCGTACGCCGCAGCGCTCGTCGTGCTCTCCGCACCGCTGACCTACTTGCTGCTCCACGGTAGGAACGAGGAATCCCGCACGTGA
- a CDS encoding iron ABC transporter substrate-binding protein: MTRRRTMILAAVVAAATTLGLSACSRSLEATGELDKSKLTIYSAQHENLTEEWGREFQDKTGIQVQIRYGDDSSMGAQIVQEGSGSPADVFLTENSPAITTLQNAGLLAPVDAATLAQVGDRYHPSSKNWVGIAARSTVLVYNPSKISQAQLPKSLMDLAKPEYAGKWGAAAGGADFQAIVSAMLATEGEARTSEWLRGLKSGAKIYQNNIATMKAVNAGQSAMGVIYHYYWYRDQALDKASSGNTRLHYFRNEDPGAFVSLSGGAVLKSSKHAADAQKFLAFITSKEGQKALGTTDSKEYAVGKGAPSDPKLPPLDSLQAPKVDPFKLNGPRVIDLMTKAGIL; this comes from the coding sequence GTGACGCGCCGACGCACCATGATCCTCGCCGCTGTCGTGGCGGCCGCGACCACCCTCGGCCTGTCGGCATGCAGCAGGAGCCTCGAAGCCACCGGAGAGCTCGACAAGTCGAAGTTGACGATCTACAGCGCCCAGCACGAGAACCTCACCGAGGAGTGGGGGCGGGAGTTCCAGGACAAGACCGGGATCCAGGTCCAGATCCGCTACGGCGACGACTCTTCGATGGGCGCACAGATCGTCCAGGAGGGATCCGGCTCGCCGGCCGACGTCTTCCTCACCGAGAACTCCCCCGCGATTACGACGCTCCAGAACGCCGGCCTGCTCGCACCCGTCGACGCCGCCACCCTGGCCCAGGTCGGCGACCGGTACCACCCGTCCTCGAAGAACTGGGTCGGCATCGCGGCCCGCTCCACTGTTCTCGTCTACAACCCGAGCAAGATCTCGCAGGCGCAGCTGCCGAAGTCCCTGATGGACCTCGCCAAGCCGGAGTACGCCGGTAAGTGGGGAGCGGCCGCGGGCGGCGCCGACTTCCAGGCGATCGTCTCCGCCATGCTCGCCACCGAGGGAGAGGCCAGGACCTCCGAGTGGCTCCGCGGTCTGAAGTCGGGCGCGAAGATCTACCAGAACAACATCGCGACGATGAAGGCTGTCAACGCCGGCCAGTCAGCGATGGGCGTCATCTACCACTACTACTGGTACCGAGACCAGGCCCTTGACAAGGCGAGCAGCGGCAACACCAGGCTGCACTATTTCAGGAACGAGGACCCGGGCGCTTTCGTCAGCCTCTCCGGTGGTGCCGTCCTCAAGAGCAGCAAGCACGCGGCCGACGCGCAGAAGTTCCTCGCGTTCATCACCAGCAAGGAAGGCCAGAAGGCGCTCGGAACGACGGACTCCAAGGAGTACGCCGTCGGCAAGGGCGCCCCGTCCGACCCGAAGCTCCCGCCGCTCGACTCGCTCCAGGCGCCGAAGGTCGACCCGTTCAAGCTCAACGGGCCCAGGGTCATCGACCTCATGACGAAGGCCGGGATCCTCTAG